One part of the Sphingopyxis sp. TUF1 genome encodes these proteins:
- a CDS encoding NADH-quinone oxidoreductase subunit D, giving the protein MFEGYPVDTANTAGDQAVTNYTINFGPQHPAAHGVLRMVMELDGEIIERVDPHVGLLHRGTEKLIEYKTYLQALPYFDRLDYCSPLGMEHSYVLAIEKLLDLEVPARAQYLRTLFAELTRICNHMLNIGAHVMDVGAMTPNLWVFELREDCLNFFERASGARMHSAYFRPGGVHQDVPEKLLVDIGEWIDGRLPKLFGDAMSLVIDNRIFKQRNVDIATVSKEDALAWGFSGPMIRGSGIAWDLRKSQPYDAYAAMEFDIPVGTRGDCYDRFMVRVEEVYQSAKIIKQCLRDMPTGPIASLDRKVVPPKRGEMKQSMESLIHHFKLYTEGFHVPAGEVYVATESPKGEFGVYLVSDGTNKPYRCKIRPTAFSHLQAMDFMCKGHMLADTTAIIGAIDVVFGECDR; this is encoded by the coding sequence ATGTTCGAAGGCTATCCGGTCGATACCGCGAACACGGCCGGCGATCAGGCCGTCACCAACTACACGATCAACTTCGGCCCGCAGCACCCCGCGGCGCACGGCGTGCTGCGCATGGTGATGGAGCTCGATGGCGAGATCATCGAGCGCGTCGATCCGCACGTCGGCCTGCTCCACCGCGGCACCGAGAAACTGATCGAGTATAAGACCTATTTGCAGGCGCTGCCCTATTTCGACCGGCTCGACTATTGCTCGCCGCTCGGGATGGAGCACTCTTACGTGCTTGCCATCGAAAAGCTGCTCGATCTCGAAGTTCCGGCGCGCGCGCAATATCTGCGTACCTTGTTTGCCGAGCTGACGCGCATCTGCAACCATATGCTCAACATCGGCGCGCATGTCATGGACGTCGGTGCGATGACGCCGAACCTGTGGGTGTTCGAGCTGCGCGAGGATTGCCTCAATTTCTTCGAACGCGCCTCGGGTGCGCGGATGCACAGCGCTTATTTCCGTCCCGGCGGCGTCCATCAGGACGTGCCCGAAAAGCTGCTCGTCGACATTGGCGAGTGGATCGACGGGCGTCTGCCCAAGCTCTTCGGCGACGCGATGAGCCTCGTCATCGACAACCGCATCTTCAAGCAGCGCAACGTCGATATCGCGACGGTGAGCAAGGAAGACGCGCTGGCGTGGGGCTTCTCGGGCCCGATGATCCGCGGCAGCGGCATCGCATGGGATCTGCGCAAGTCGCAGCCCTATGATGCCTATGCGGCGATGGAGTTCGACATCCCCGTCGGCACGCGCGGCGACTGCTATGACCGCTTCATGGTGCGCGTCGAGGAAGTCTATCAGTCGGCAAAGATCATCAAGCAATGCCTGCGCGACATGCCCACCGGCCCGATCGCCAGCCTCGACCGCAAGGTCGTCCCGCCGAAGCGTGGCGAGATGAAGCAGTCGATGGAATCGCTGATCCATCACTTCAAGCTCTACACCGAGGGCTTCCACGTCCCCGCGGGCGAAGTCTATGTCGCGACCGAAAGCCCGAAGGGCGAATTCGGCGTCTATCTGGTCAGTGACGGCACGAACAAGCCGTACCGCTGCAAGATTCGCCCGACGGCGTTTTCGCACCTTCAGGCGATGGATTTTATGTGCAAGGGCCACATGCTCGCCGACACCACGGCGATCATCGGCGCGATCGATGTCGTGTTCGGGGAGTGCGATCGGTGA
- a CDS encoding NADH-quinone oxidoreductase subunit C — MASPAPLVAPRADLAAALKKLLGDDLLAHVFTVGEDSITVRRDAIAGVMIALRDNLDYQQLMEIAGVDYPGRPERFEVVYHLLSVTKNHRLRVRVSTDEATPVPSIVPVWPVAGWLEREVFDMYGVLFAGNPDLRRILTDYGFQGHPQRKDFPLTGYIELRYSEEDKRVVYEPVKLAQDFRNFDFLSPWEGADYVLPGDEKAGGTGEAPGKGAPTPLTAAEVKKADEAKAPPPPTPKTTEKPAETGAGAKTNLKAAKTSRDGAKATAAAKAKTPATKAAEKAPAKPRAPRKPKAGGDA, encoded by the coding sequence ATGGCCAGCCCTGCTCCCCTCGTCGCCCCGCGTGCGGACCTTGCCGCTGCGCTCAAAAAGCTGCTCGGCGACGATCTTCTCGCGCACGTCTTCACCGTGGGTGAGGACAGCATCACCGTGCGCCGCGACGCGATCGCCGGGGTGATGATCGCGCTGCGCGACAATCTCGATTACCAGCAGCTCATGGAAATCGCCGGGGTCGACTATCCCGGCCGGCCTGAGCGGTTCGAGGTTGTCTATCACCTGCTGAGCGTCACCAAAAACCATCGCCTTCGCGTGCGCGTATCGACCGACGAAGCGACGCCCGTGCCGAGCATCGTGCCCGTCTGGCCAGTCGCGGGCTGGCTCGAGCGCGAAGTGTTCGACATGTACGGCGTGCTGTTCGCGGGCAACCCCGACCTCCGCCGCATCCTGACCGACTATGGCTTTCAGGGGCATCCGCAGCGCAAGGACTTCCCGCTGACCGGCTATATCGAGCTGCGGTATAGCGAAGAAGACAAGCGCGTCGTCTACGAGCCCGTGAAGCTCGCGCAGGATTTCCGAAACTTCGATTTCCTGTCCCCTTGGGAAGGCGCCGACTATGTGCTTCCGGGCGACGAAAAGGCCGGCGGGACGGGCGAAGCGCCGGGCAAGGGGGCGCCGACGCCGCTGACCGCCGCTGAGGTCAAGAAGGCGGACGAAGCAAAGGCTCCGCCGCCGCCCACCCCCAAGACGACCGAAAAGCCGGCCGAAACCGGGGCAGGGGCGAAAACGAACCTCAAGGCCGCGAAGACGAGCCGCGACGGCGCCAAGGCAACCGCGGCGGCGAAGGCCAAGACCCCGGCGACGAAGGCCGCGGAAAAGGCTCCGGCCAAGCCGCGCGCGCCGCGCAAGCCCAAAGCAGGAGGTGACGCATGA
- a CDS encoding NuoB/complex I 20 kDa subunit family protein codes for MTRSPIITDTRGLTPEGVAPGLHLPEATLPDQSYFDDLNSEIGDKGFLVTSTEDLFNWARTGSLWWMTFGLACCAVEMIHVNMPRYDMERFGVAPRASPRQSDVMIVAGTLCNKMAPALRRVYDQMSNPKYVISMGSCANGGGYYHYSYSVVRGCDRIVPVDIYVPGCPPTAEALLYGVMQLQRKIRRTGTIER; via the coding sequence ATGACCCGCTCGCCGATCATCACCGACACGCGGGGGCTGACCCCCGAAGGCGTGGCTCCGGGCCTTCATCTTCCCGAAGCAACGTTGCCCGACCAGAGCTATTTCGACGATCTCAACAGCGAGATTGGCGACAAGGGCTTCCTCGTCACATCGACCGAGGATCTTTTCAACTGGGCGCGCACCGGCTCGCTCTGGTGGATGACCTTTGGCCTCGCGTGCTGCGCGGTCGAGATGATCCACGTCAATATGCCGCGCTACGACATGGAGCGCTTCGGCGTCGCGCCGCGCGCATCCCCGCGCCAGTCGGACGTGATGATCGTCGCAGGAACGCTGTGCAACAAGATGGCCCCCGCGCTGCGCCGCGTGTACGACCAGATGTCGAATCCCAAATATGTCATCTCGATGGGCAGCTGCGCCAATGGCGGCGGCTATTATCACTATAGCTATTCGGTGGTGCGCGGCTGCGACCGCATCGTGCCCGTCGACATCTATGTCCCCGGCTGCCCGCCGACCGCCGAGGCGCTGCTGTACGGCGTGATGCAGTTGCAGCGGAAAATCCGCCGCACCGGGACGATCGAACGCTGA
- a CDS encoding NADH-quinone oxidoreductase subunit A: MVDLTQYLPILIFLVIAVGLSAAFVFLPMGVARLTGAHKPDPAKLSEYECGFPAFEDARSQFDVRFYLVAILFIIFDLEAAFLFPWAVSLEEIGWAGWATMMVFLAELAIGLVYAWKKGALDWE; the protein is encoded by the coding sequence ATGGTCGATCTGACTCAGTATCTGCCGATCCTGATATTCCTGGTCATCGCGGTCGGGTTGTCGGCGGCCTTCGTCTTCCTGCCGATGGGCGTCGCGCGTCTGACCGGCGCGCACAAGCCCGACCCCGCGAAGCTCAGCGAATATGAATGCGGCTTTCCGGCGTTCGAGGACGCGCGCAGCCAGTTCGACGTGCGATTCTATCTGGTCGCCATCCTCTTCATCATCTTCGACCTTGAAGCAGCGTTTCTCTTTCCCTGGGCGGTGAGCCTTGAGGAGATCGGCTGGGCCGGCTGGGCTACGATGATGGTTTTTCTTGCCGAGCTAGCGATCGGCCTTGTTTATGCATGGAAGAAAGGGGCGTTGGACTGGGAATGA
- a CDS encoding YbjN domain-containing protein, translating to MKPIAARTILALSAATLLTAAPARAELINATNPETIKAVVESQGWPATIVANEGDDPYIESNRNGLKFLVLFMNCDEGKRCKTLQYYLGFSDAKNVTLDQLNRWNKEKRFARAYKDDAGDPVLEMDVDLDFAGIPRENVGETFNTWASLMDSFREYVFEK from the coding sequence ATGAAGCCAATCGCCGCCCGCACCATCCTTGCGCTGAGTGCCGCAACCTTGCTTACGGCCGCCCCGGCCCGCGCCGAACTTATCAACGCCACCAATCCCGAAACGATCAAGGCGGTCGTCGAATCGCAGGGGTGGCCCGCGACGATCGTCGCGAACGAAGGCGACGATCCCTATATCGAGAGCAATCGCAACGGCCTGAAGTTCCTCGTGCTGTTCATGAACTGCGACGAAGGGAAGCGTTGCAAGACGCTGCAATATTATCTGGGTTTCAGCGATGCGAAAAATGTCACCCTCGATCAGCTCAACCGGTGGAACAAGGAAAAGCGTTTCGCGCGGGCTTACAAAGACGATGCGGGCGACCCGGTGCTCGAAATGGACGTCGACCTGGATTTTGCGGGCATCCCGCGCGAAAATGTCGGCGAGACCTTCAACACATGGGCGTCGCTGATGGACAGTTTTCGGGAGTATGTTTTCGAAAAGTGA
- a CDS encoding inositol monophosphatase family protein: MAVSGIITVMERAARKAGTKLRRDFGEIEHLQVSQKGPADFVSKADQAAERTLYDELTHARPGWGFLMEEAGEIEGEPGKPRFIIDPLDGTSNFLHAIPHFAISIAVQEPKLGGGWGDVTAALIYQPVTDESYWAERGRGAWLHDRRLRVASRRHLNECLISTGIPYMGHGNMAQWSRIFGAVAPEVAGIRRFGAASLDLAWVAAGRYDGFWESNLQVWDVAAGMLLVREAGGFVSDFRGGDRAIERSEYIAGSAAVHSKLQKLVAGALRNA, translated from the coding sequence ATGGCCGTATCCGGCATCATCACCGTCATGGAACGCGCCGCGCGCAAGGCCGGCACCAAGCTGCGCCGCGACTTCGGCGAGATCGAGCATTTGCAGGTGTCGCAGAAAGGCCCTGCGGACTTTGTGTCAAAGGCCGATCAGGCCGCCGAGCGCACCCTCTATGACGAACTGACCCACGCGCGCCCCGGCTGGGGTTTCCTGATGGAAGAGGCCGGCGAGATCGAGGGCGAGCCGGGCAAGCCGCGCTTCATCATCGACCCCCTCGATGGCACGTCGAACTTCCTTCACGCGATCCCGCATTTCGCGATCTCGATCGCGGTGCAGGAGCCCAAGCTCGGCGGCGGCTGGGGCGACGTCACCGCGGCGCTGATCTATCAGCCCGTCACCGACGAAAGCTATTGGGCCGAGCGCGGCCGCGGTGCCTGGCTGCACGACCGGCGTCTGCGCGTCGCGTCGCGTCGCCACCTCAACGAATGCCTTATTTCAACGGGCATTCCGTACATGGGCCATGGCAATATGGCGCAGTGGAGCCGCATTTTTGGCGCCGTCGCCCCCGAAGTCGCCGGAATCCGTCGCTTCGGCGCCGCCAGCCTCGACCTCGCATGGGTCGCGGCGGGGCGGTACGACGGCTTCTGGGAAAGCAACCTGCAAGTGTGGGACGTTGCGGCGGGGATGCTGCTGGTACGCGAAGCCGGCGGTTTCGTCAGCGATTTCCGCGGCGGCGACCGCGCGATCGAGCGCAGCGAATATATCGCGGGCAGCGCTGCGGTGCATTCGAAGCTGCAGAAGCTGGTTGCGGGCGCGCTGCGCAACGCTTGA
- the efp gene encoding elongation factor P — translation MKITGVEIRPGNIIEYEGGIWKVTKIQHTQPGKGGAYMQVEAKNLIDGRKLNNRFRSADTVEKVRLDTKDFQFLYAEGDDLVFMDKDTFEQINISKDVVGEAHEFLQDGMDVVLELWEERPISVELPETIEATIVEADAVVKGQTASSSYKPAILDNGVRVMVPPHITSGTKIVVHVYDREYVRRAD, via the coding sequence ATGAAGATCACCGGCGTTGAAATCCGTCCCGGCAATATTATCGAATATGAAGGCGGTATCTGGAAGGTCACCAAGATCCAGCACACCCAGCCGGGCAAGGGCGGCGCCTATATGCAGGTCGAGGCCAAGAATCTGATCGACGGGCGCAAGCTCAACAATCGTTTCCGCAGCGCCGACACGGTGGAAAAGGTCCGCCTCGACACCAAGGATTTCCAGTTCCTCTATGCCGAGGGCGACGATTTGGTGTTCATGGACAAGGATACGTTCGAACAGATCAACATTTCGAAGGATGTCGTCGGCGAAGCGCATGAGTTTCTGCAGGACGGCATGGATGTCGTGCTCGAACTTTGGGAAGAACGCCCGATCTCGGTCGAACTCCCCGAAACGATCGAAGCGACGATCGTCGAGGCCGACGCGGTGGTGAAGGGCCAGACCGCCTCATCGTCGTACAAGCCCGCGATCCTCGACAATGGCGTGCGCGTGATGGTGCCGCCGCACATTACCAGCGGGACCAAGATCGTCGTGCATGTGTACGACCGCGAATATGTGCGCCGCGCAGACTAA
- a CDS encoding OPT family oligopeptide transporter, whose protein sequence is MTDITTAAGRGRELTIRAIILGGVLTLMFTAANVYLGLKVGLTFATSIPAAVISMALLRYMAGSTILENNIVQTIASAAGTLAAIIFVLPGLVMVGYWQGFPLLETTAITMLGGILGVLFSVPLRRALVVDSDLPYPEGRAAAEVLQVGAASAEGAAENKAGLSALLWNSIVAAGFTLLTQMKLAGAEVARWFAVGSGATGIAGGLAFALFGVGHLVGLSVGMAQLVGLVTGWWILLPILTQGGAGDPETLANTVFRADVRFFGAGVIAVAAIWTLISIAAPVVGGIRSAMAASRARQGGAAMAIEEQDMSISWVFGGSLALMLPIGWLLWSELAGGPLAASSMVLVAGAILFIIVVGLMIASVTGYMAGLIGASNSPVSGIGILAIIASSLLLLGLLGRGGGEAEVSAMVAYALIVTGLVFGIATISNDNLQDLKTGQLVGATPWKQQVALIIGVIFGSLIVPPVLNVLNETVGFVGAPGAGPNALAAPQAGLISSLAQGVLGGDLNWTMLGYGALAGVGFIIVDTLLGRAGKLRLPPLAIGIGIYLPMAVILPVVIGAVGGWFYDRWAAKRPNAGFAHRMGVLTATGMIVGESLFGVLYAGIVAGSGSDAPLAVVGDGYAPFAPWVGLILFVGLVWLSYRRTRAMVVTTA, encoded by the coding sequence ATGACCGACATCACCACGGCCGCCGGGCGCGGACGCGAACTGACGATCCGCGCGATCATTCTTGGCGGCGTGCTGACGCTGATGTTCACCGCCGCGAACGTCTATCTGGGGCTGAAAGTCGGACTGACCTTTGCCACTTCGATTCCCGCCGCGGTGATTTCGATGGCGCTGCTGCGCTATATGGCCGGATCGACGATCCTGGAGAATAATATCGTCCAGACGATCGCGAGCGCGGCGGGAACGCTGGCGGCGATCATCTTCGTGCTGCCGGGATTGGTGATGGTCGGTTACTGGCAGGGTTTCCCGCTGCTAGAAACGACCGCAATTACGATGCTCGGCGGCATATTGGGGGTGCTTTTCTCCGTCCCGCTGCGCCGCGCGCTCGTCGTCGATTCGGATCTTCCCTATCCTGAAGGCCGCGCTGCCGCCGAGGTGTTGCAGGTCGGCGCCGCGAGCGCCGAGGGCGCCGCCGAGAACAAGGCGGGGCTGTCGGCCTTGCTGTGGAATTCGATCGTCGCGGCGGGCTTTACGCTGCTGACCCAGATGAAACTCGCCGGGGCCGAAGTCGCGCGCTGGTTCGCGGTCGGCAGCGGCGCGACCGGGATCGCGGGCGGGCTGGCGTTTGCATTGTTCGGGGTCGGGCATCTGGTCGGACTGTCAGTCGGCATGGCGCAGCTTGTCGGGCTGGTAACCGGCTGGTGGATTCTGCTGCCGATTCTGACCCAGGGCGGTGCGGGCGATCCCGAAACGCTGGCGAACACGGTGTTCCGCGCCGACGTGCGCTTCTTTGGCGCCGGCGTGATCGCGGTCGCGGCGATCTGGACGCTGATCAGCATCGCCGCGCCGGTGGTCGGCGGCATCCGGTCGGCGATGGCGGCCAGCCGCGCACGGCAAGGCGGCGCAGCGATGGCGATCGAAGAACAGGATATGTCGATTTCGTGGGTGTTCGGCGGGTCGCTGGCGCTGATGCTGCCGATCGGGTGGCTGCTTTGGTCGGAACTGGCGGGCGGTCCGCTCGCGGCCTCATCGATGGTGCTCGTTGCGGGCGCCATCCTGTTCATCATCGTCGTCGGGCTGATGATAGCGTCGGTGACCGGCTATATGGCGGGGTTGATCGGCGCGTCCAATTCACCGGTGTCGGGGATTGGCATCCTCGCGATTATCGCCTCGTCGCTGTTGCTGCTGGGCCTGCTCGGCCGCGGCGGGGGCGAAGCCGAAGTCAGCGCGATGGTCGCCTATGCGCTGATCGTCACGGGGCTGGTTTTCGGCATCGCGACGATCTCGAACGACAATCTCCAGGATCTGAAAACTGGCCAACTGGTCGGAGCGACGCCGTGGAAACAGCAGGTCGCGCTGATCATCGGTGTAATCTTTGGCTCGCTCATCGTCCCGCCGGTACTCAATGTGCTTAACGAAACGGTCGGCTTCGTTGGAGCCCCCGGCGCCGGGCCGAACGCGCTCGCGGCGCCGCAGGCGGGGCTGATCTCGTCGCTGGCGCAGGGGGTGCTCGGCGGCGATCTCAACTGGACGATGCTCGGATATGGCGCGCTTGCGGGGGTTGGCTTCATCATCGTCGACACGTTGCTGGGGCGCGCGGGCAAGCTGCGGCTCCCGCCTTTGGCCATCGGCATCGGCATCTATCTGCCGATGGCGGTGATCCTGCCGGTGGTGATCGGTGCGGTCGGCGGCTGGTTTTACGATCGCTGGGCGGCGAAGCGCCCGAACGCAGGCTTTGCACATCGTATGGGCGTGCTGACCGCCACCGGCATGATCGTCGGCGAAAGCTTGTTCGGGGTGCTGTACGCCGGGATCGTCGCCGGCAGCGGCAGCGATGCTCCGCTGGCGGTGGTAGGTGACGGCTATGCGCCGTTCGCGCCATGGGTCGGGCTGATTCTGTTCGTCGGGCTCGTCTGGCTCAGCTATCGGCGGACCCGCGCGATGGTTGTCACGACGGCCTGA
- the thiE gene encoding thiamine phosphate synthase, whose translation MTTVPICQLYLISPLDVGGDFPARLEEALAAGPVAAFQFRVKGLSQHEAARLAEPLQAICATHDVAFIVNDDVALAKRLSADGVHLGQGDGDPKEARRILGPDIQIGVTCHASRHLAMEAGEAGADYVAFGAFFSTTTKAVEHHADPEILTWWQSMFELPCVAIGGITVDNASALIDAGADFLAVSGGVWAHPDGPAAAVKAFGALLADQSAG comes from the coding sequence ATGACCACCGTGCCGATCTGCCAACTCTACCTGATCTCACCGCTCGACGTTGGTGGCGATTTTCCCGCGCGACTGGAGGAGGCGTTGGCCGCCGGCCCGGTCGCAGCCTTTCAGTTCCGCGTCAAGGGGCTGAGCCAGCACGAGGCGGCGCGGCTCGCCGAGCCGCTGCAGGCGATCTGCGCTACGCATGACGTAGCTTTCATCGTCAACGACGATGTTGCGCTGGCGAAGCGCCTGAGCGCCGACGGAGTGCATCTTGGGCAGGGCGACGGCGATCCCAAAGAAGCGCGCCGCATTCTCGGTCCCGACATCCAGATCGGTGTTACCTGCCACGCGAGCCGGCATCTGGCGATGGAAGCAGGCGAGGCGGGCGCAGATTATGTAGCGTTCGGCGCCTTTTTTTCGACGACGACCAAAGCGGTCGAGCATCACGCCGACCCCGAAATCCTGACCTGGTGGCAGAGCATGTTCGAGCTGCCCTGCGTGGCGATCGGCGGCATCACGGTTGATAATGCGTCTGCGCTGATCGATGCGGGCGCCGATTTTCTAGCCGTGTCGGGTGGTGTGTGGGCGCATCCCGATGGGCCTGCAGCGGCGGTGAAGGCTTTTGGCGCATTGCTGGCCGATCAGTCCGCCGGATGA